In Glandiceps talaboti chromosome 6, keGlaTala1.1, whole genome shotgun sequence, one DNA window encodes the following:
- the LOC144436220 gene encoding uncharacterized protein LOC144436220: MICKESSGTSDSKWKKVDMALKLAMLLCVFKYTLASGELTCQITDYQQGWTSQNGVRRCCDNCAKGKYMTQPCQIGQPATTQCATCHYGTYTDIPNLLRACQFLYPCREAEHRVVKIQGSKTNQYVCECESGYYELHEGSCRSWTKCGIGSGVLTLGSATEDVTCQVCPPGTYSDRVDKTSKCIPHTKCEVHGLVTVESGTGSSDATCDGPTVTPSDISMLQTFTGNAGKSEGNGLQGIYVILIVILVLVVLIIIIILAILCVKNRWNRNIYKPSGYRTYIAENASPCNKESKECKVFIPRKQDYIEVIGNPAAPPSILSDAKTDNLPLGAEAVGFGNPEHQPSSNSGTASTITSGLTQDNACPSETPLKVPIAMSQSDFRGNRHPTSQVSSQGNSDVHRVGETVSTRRNINASGGGAQNTCKRCSCAAGITETGSHRSITSATDIRRVVDNQDDGMPTSNSGFPLKERNVHRNCIQEP, translated from the exons ATGATTTGTAAAGAAAGTTCAGGAACAAGTGATTCAAAATGGAAAAAG GTTGACATGGCCTTGAAACTAGCGATGCTTCTCTGTGTATTTAAATATACACTGGCTTCTGGAGAACTGACTTGTCAAATAACGGACTACCAACAAGGATGGACCAGCCAAAATGGAGTAAGGCGTTGTTGTGACAATTGCGCAAAGG GAAAATACATGACGCAGCCGTGTCAAATTGGACAGCCTGCCACAACGCAGTGTGCTACATGCCATTATGGGACCTACACAGACATTCCAAATCTTCTCAGAGCCTGTCAGTTTCTGTATCCTTGTAGAGAGGCTGAACACAGAGTTGTCAAAATTCAGGGATCGAAAACTAATCAATACGTGTGTGAATGTGAATCTGGTTATTATGAATTACACGAGGGAAGTTGCAGATCATGGACTAAATGTGGGATAGGCAGCGGTGTTCTTACATTGG GAAGCGCAACTGAGGATGTGACGTGCCAGGTATGCCCGCCGGGGACATACTCCGATCGAGTTGACAAGACTTCGAAATGTATACCACATACAAA atGTGAAGTTCATGGACTCGTTACAGTGGAATCTGGCACAGGATCATCAGATGCTACGTGTGATGGCCCAACAGTAACTCCATCAGACATATCAATGTTACAAACTTTCACAGGAAATG CAGGTAAATCTGAAGGAAACGGACTGCAAgggatatatgtaatattaatagtaataCTTGTACTCGTCGTCTTAATTATAATCATCATACTTGCTATCCTATGTGTGAAAAATCGATGGAacagaaatatatacaaaccTAGTGGATACAGAACTTACATTGCTGAAAATGCTTCACCTTGCAACAAAG AATCCAAAGAATGCAAAGTTTTCATTCCGAGAAAACAAGACTACATTGAAGTCATTGGTAATCCTGCAGCACCACCAAGCATTCTTAGTGATGCGAAGACCGACAATCTACCTCTCGGAGCTGAAGCAGTGGG CTTTGGTAACCCTGAACATCAGCCTAGCTCGAACTCAGGGACGGCTTCAACTATAACATCGGGTTTAACTCAGGATAATGCTTGTCCAAGCGAGACGCCATTAAAGGTGCCTATAGCGATGTCACAGTCAGATTTCAGAGGCAACAGACACCCGACAAGTCAAGTCAGTTCTCAGGGAAATTCAGATGTTCATCGGGTTGGCGAGACGGTTTCAACACGAAGAAACATAAACGCTAGTGGCGGCGGTGCTCAGAATACATGTAAAA GATGCAGTTGTGCTGCTGGAATTACAGAAACAGGAAGTCATCGAAGTATAACTAGTGCTACTGACATCA GGCGTGTTGTTGATAACCAAGATGATGGTATGCCTACGTCTAATTCAGGTTTTCCACTAAAAGAAAGGAACGTACATAGAAATTGTATACAGGAACCGTGA
- the LOC144436777 gene encoding frizzled-7-B-like — MNFILVFMFAITVGTTVAQSEGGNRCEPITVDVCRGYTTGKYNHTIFPNPHGGKSQRQAERKLNTFLPLIEAQCSPFMLPFLCAAYVPVCTVIGPIPPCRSACQQAKEGCESLLISFGMEWPNNLKCRDFPTAGSRKVCVPINEEDLDKPSAPTTIPNIPEQAASTVSMQESLTNLPTEDTNSETVKQTCNCQWSSTARESSFYPISITSANKDGRAEALLNANSRCSFQRGIS; from the exons ATGAATTTTATTCTAGTTTTCATGTTCGCCATCACTGTTGGTACAACGGTAGCACAGTCTGAAGGAGGGAACAGGTGTGAACCGATCACCGTCGACGTTTGCCGAGGTTATACGACTGGGAAGTACAACCACACGATATTTCCCAATCCTCATGGTGGTAAATCTCAAAGGCAAGCTGAACGAAAACTCAACACATTCCTTCCATTAATTGAAGCGCAGTGTTCCCCGTTCATGCTACCATTCCTGTGCGCTGCATACGTGCCAGTATGCACTGTTATTGGGCCCATTCCACCGTGTCGCAGCGCCTGCCAACAAGCAAAGGAAGGCTGCGAATCACTACTAATATCATTCGGAATGGAATGGCCGAATAATTTAAAGTGCCGAGATTTCCCGACAGCTGGATCTCGAAAAGTGTGTGTTCCTATTAACGAGGAAGATCTTGACAAACCAAGTGCACCGACTACAATTCCGAACATACCCGAACAAGCAGCAAGCACCGTATCTATGCAAGAATCACTGACGAATTTGCCGACCGAAGACACAAATTCAGAAACTGTAAAACAGACATGCAACTGTCAAT GGTCATCGACTGCTCGTGAGAGTTCATTTTATCCTATCTCCATCACATCTGCCAACAAAGATGGCCGAGCTGAAGCTTTGCTCAATGCTAATAGTCGTTGTTCTTTTCAGCGTGGTATTAGTTGA
- the LOC144436776 gene encoding uncharacterized protein LOC144436776 — MLLLSLLVLCGASVLSTDAALKTRELGYFSVNRPGFTSVFNYTSPDKCDLFVTTFQAVPGIPDEIYMIEDIGSQLNKLSVVNPTVVTRTIAWPNEVEEVPVDVLGEEGHLWVASGFLVAGKDDGAISVLNPKKDGFRASPSIVSIDVNGFPWFYHRTEWVDMNNDGLKDALTARARVVNDGIGQSSEYGELVWFENSGTLDSVPWVPHIIADGPDCFFRTLELTLPDGTVKHCVLSAEYFSEKLTLAWTDDPNGSWTDLSQVHIRTIDEGLGHYFDLEVADLNMDGRLDVLVTVNRNFNGTVMAYEIPDNFLTDEWPRHLLADGFDGGIGEGRGAPGSGFTFRPASEPDRIKPLIMVTGDDDGTVYLIEPYNDSDVNDWSYYKVAMWSISGTLGALTAIDVDNDGYEEIFCPAWSKGQVHVLTFAP, encoded by the exons atgttgctgCTCAGTCTTCTCGTTCTTTGTGGAGCGTCTGTGCTTTCTACCGACGCTGCCTTGAAAACTCGCGAGCTTGGTTACTTCAGCGTAAACCGTCCTGGTTTCACTAGCGTGTTCAACTACACGTCTCCAGACAAGTGTGACTTATTCGTGACAACGTTCCAAGCCGTTCCTGGAATCCCCGATGAAATTTATATGATAGAAGACATCGGTAGTCAACTAAACAAACTCAGTGTGGTCAACCCAACTGTCGTAACCAGGACGATTGCATGGCCTAACGAGGTAGAAGAAGTGCCAG TTGATGTACTTGGAGAAGAAGGCCATTTATGGGTAGCTTCTGGCTTTTTGGTAGCAGGGAAAGATGATGGCGCCATCAGCGTTCTAAACCCAAAGAAGGACGGTTTTCGTG CAAGTCCAAGTATTGTGTCCATAGACGTCAATGGATTTCCGTGGTTTTATCATCGCACTGAATGGGTGGACATGAATAACGATGGACTGAAGGACGCCCTCACAGCCCGTGCTCGCGTAGTAAATGATG GGATTGGTCAAAGTTCTGAATATGGAGAACTGGTGTGGTTTGAAAACTCAGGTACTCTTGACTCAGTTCCATGGGTGCCACATATCATAGCTGACGGACCAGATTGCTTTTTCCGTACACTAGAACTCACTCTTCCCGATGGTACTGTCAAACACTGCGTCCTAAGTGCAGAGTACTTTTCTGAAAAACTTACACTTGCATGGACAGATG ATCCTAATGGTTCTTGGACGGATCTATCACAGGTTCACATTCGTACCATTGATGAAGGTCTTGGTCATTATTTCGACTTGGAG GTCGCAGATTTGAATATGGATGGTAGATTGGACGTACTGGTAACAGTCAACAG GAATTTCAATGGTACAGTCATGGCTTATGAAATTCCTGATAATTTCCTGACCGACGAATGGCCAAGACATCTATTAGCAGATGGATTCGACGGTGGCATCGGAGAAGGAAGGGGTGCACCGGGATCAGGTTTCACTTTCCGTCCAGCAAG TGAGCCAGATAGAATCAAACCCCTAATAATGGTGACAGGAGACGACGACGGCACAGTGTACTTAATAGAACCATACAATGATTCAGACGTTAACGACTGGAGTTATTACAAAGTAGCAATGTGGAGTATTAGCGGTACACTCGGTGCCCTTACAGCTATCGACGTCGATAATGATGGGTATGAGGAGATATTTTGCCCTGCTTGGTCCAAAGGACAAGTTCACGTTCTGACATTTGCACCATGA